A single Bacteroidia bacterium DNA region contains:
- a CDS encoding tetratricopeptide repeat protein produces the protein MGKWATFIILHCSSIIGILFAQPSSSNKVYHQAYQKYYQKRYSEAIPLFEQAIKNHPNEDKMAYSCLGYSYYMEKLYEKAIKMYEYSLDHFPDINTGHSIRMLAFCYHQMGDYKKSLEYCELYEALISQLKKFNLTPKENQENEQTISYIKQKNQQELKSISIRNQLKSHPIAAKITPITILNDDTDDIAPCISVDESTLFFTSYRKREKSTYNSHSEQWDGNIYVSYSTNNGLTWSKPMSIHSNINTTNQEGPCALTLDGSTMYYYTWFEGTGGDIVESTIQNGVWSKPKRLPDVINTDLWESQPTISPDGNLLIFVRSEGYAKPSDLWYSVKDASGKWTPAKNMGSLINSEMSEMSPYLHIDGKTLYFSSNGHSTMGGYDIFKTTLLPDGTWSKPENVGYPINSEKDDQYFVLNASGTKAYLSSNRDSPNNKMNLYQIELPESFKTQNVTVITGTIKDELTDKPLISKIVVEDLQSHKTQILYSNDKGKFTVVLPHSHKYGIKIEKMNYESKYAIFEVNKNFQFIKKMIKLRSIEKPGGLDLRKKDELSGF, from the coding sequence GTGGGCAAGTGGGCTACTTTTATTATTTTACACTGTTCAAGCATAATAGGAATTCTCTTTGCACAGCCGTCATCTTCCAATAAAGTTTATCACCAAGCTTACCAGAAATACTATCAAAAGCGGTATTCAGAAGCCATCCCACTTTTTGAGCAGGCTATCAAAAACCACCCTAACGAAGACAAAATGGCTTATTCCTGCTTGGGCTACTCCTATTACATGGAAAAACTTTATGAAAAAGCCATAAAAATGTACGAATATTCCCTAGACCACTTTCCTGACATAAATACAGGACATTCTATTCGCATGTTGGCTTTTTGCTACCACCAGATGGGGGACTATAAAAAATCATTAGAATATTGCGAACTGTATGAAGCGCTTATTTCTCAACTCAAAAAGTTCAACCTTACGCCTAAAGAAAACCAAGAAAACGAACAAACTATTTCATACATTAAACAAAAAAATCAGCAGGAGCTCAAAAGTATATCTATCCGAAATCAACTCAAAAGCCACCCTATTGCAGCTAAAATCACGCCTATTACAATACTTAATGACGATACCGATGACATAGCCCCATGCATTTCGGTGGACGAAAGTACTTTATTTTTTACCAGTTACCGAAAAAGAGAAAAATCTACATACAATAGCCATTCAGAGCAATGGGATGGTAACATTTACGTGAGCTATTCTACTAACAACGGGCTTACATGGTCAAAGCCCATGAGCATTCATTCTAATATCAATACAACTAACCAGGAGGGACCTTGCGCTTTAACTCTTGATGGCAGCACAATGTACTACTATACTTGGTTTGAAGGTACAGGGGGGGATATTGTAGAAAGTACTATACAAAATGGAGTATGGTCAAAGCCGAAACGATTGCCTGATGTAATCAATACAGACCTTTGGGAAAGCCAGCCTACTATTTCGCCTGATGGTAATCTATTGATTTTTGTTCGTTCCGAAGGATATGCTAAACCTTCTGACCTATGGTATAGCGTAAAAGATGCATCAGGTAAATGGACACCTGCTAAAAATATGGGCAGCCTTATCAATTCCGAAATGAGTGAAATGTCCCCTTATCTGCATATTGATGGCAAAACTCTCTATTTTAGTAGTAATGGACATTCCACTATGGGGGGCTATGATATATTCAAAACTACTTTACTACCTGATGGCACTTGGAGTAAGCCCGAAAATGTAGGTTATCCTATAAATAGCGAAAAAGATGACCAATATTTTGTCCTTAATGCATCAGGTACAAAGGCGTATCTATCTTCCAATAGAGATAGCCCGAACAACAAAATGAATCTCTATCAAATAGAACTTCCTGAAAGCTTCAAAACACAAAATGTTACTGTCATTACAGGTACTATCAAAGATGAATTAACTGATAAACCTTTGATAAGCAAAATCGTTGTGGAAGATCTGCAAAGTCATAAAACCCAGATACTTTACTCTAATGACAAAGGCAAATTCACTGTGGTTTTGCCGCACTCTCACAAGTATGGTATAAAAATAGAAAAAATGAACTATGAGTCTAAATATGCCATTTTTGAAGTCAATAAAAATTTTCAGTTCATCAAAAAAATGATTAAATTGCGGTCTATTGAAAAGCCAGGGGGATTGGACTTAAGAAAAAAAGATGAACTTTCAGGATTTTAA